In Acidiferrobacteraceae bacterium, the DNA window GCAGCTTGCCCTTGGCTTCGCCGGTTATCGTGTCCGCGACCCGGGTCGCATGCTCCTCGTCGCCGATGGTGAACTGTTCGAGTTTCTCGCCGCCGAAGTGCGTGAGTCTTGCCATGAACGGCTGCTCTCCCGCCTTCAGATCGGACTCGATGCTCCAGTATTCGCGCGGCTTGAAGCGCTCGATCTCTTCCTCGCGCTCGACGATCAGGCGAAGGGCCGGACTCTGAACACGCCCGGCCGACAGGCCGCGCCGGATCTTCTTCCACAGAAGGGGTGAAAGATTGAACCCGACCAGGTAGTCGAGGGCACGCCGCGCCTGTTGCGCATTGATGAGATTGGTCGACAGTTCGCGCGGATGCTCGATCGCTTCCTGGATCGCGCGCTTGGTGATCTCGTGAAACTCGACGCGATGCACCGGCTTGCTGTCCAGCGCCCCGCGCTCACGCAGGATTTCCTCCAGGTGCCAGGAAATGGCCTCGCCTTCGCGATCCGGGTCAGTGGCGAGGTACAGGGCCTCGGCACCCTTCATCGCCTTGGCAATGGCATCGACATGTTTCTTGTTTTTTTCAATGAGCTCGTACTTCATGCCGAAGCCATGGTCGGTGTCGACCGCGCCCTGTTTCGGAATCAGGTCGCGCACATGGCCATAGGACGCCAGGGCAACGAACTCCTTGCCCAGGTACTTGGTCATGGTTTTCGCCTTCGCCGGCGATTCGACAACGATAAGGTTCTTCGCCATTCGCTACATTGACTACACGGTTCGTTCGACTCGGCCGCGAATTTCTGCAACCCGCGGGATGATTCCGGTACGCATTTTCAACGACACCGGGTGCTGCTTGTCAAGCCGAATTCTTTTCCAGAGGTTTTCAGGACGGGTGTGAACTGCGAAACAGGGCGGACCGGATAGCGGAAACCGGCTAGTTCAGATGCCCTTCCATCTCATCGAAGACCACGTCTTCCAGTAGGGCATGTGCGTATTCCTGGCCGGGCTGATTGAACAGCACCATAAGGATCACCCACTTCAGCTGGTCTATATCGAGCTCGTCGTTTCCCAGCGCCATGGCGCGATCGATGACCAGTTCCCGGCTGACGCCGTCAAGCACGCCACTTTGTTCCATGAACAACATAAAGCCGCGGGCCTCGGCATCGAGACGGGCCATCTCGTCGTCGCTGTAGTGGCGGATCGAACGACCGCTGGACGCGTGGGGAAGTTCGGCGGCGTTGTTGCGCAGGTTGGTCAGGTCTTCGAGCCAGTCGAAGGCCTTGTTGATATCACCGCGGGGAAATCCTGCCTGGGCGAGTTCGACTTCGATGGTTTCCTGATCGGGATTGAATTCGGAACCCTCTTCCATGTAGTTCTCGAAGAGATACATCAGGACGTCGAACATGTTCTCTTTCATCGCTCTCCTGTTACCACTTCGTGCGCTGGTAGCGACCATCCGCACAACTTTCCACGAGCCCCCGAAGCTCCATGTCCAACAGCATGGAGGAAATGGCCTCGGGCGTCAATCCGGTACGTTCCACGACTGTATCGACATCCACAGGATCCGCCCCCAGCTGGTCGAGAAAGCGGCGCTCGTCCTCGGTCGTGTCGACGGGCTTGTCGACCTGGGCCGATACAGCGGCGCGCAGACCACCCACCATCGGGCCAAGTTCCGCCAGAATATCGTCCGCGGTTTCCACCAGCTTGGCCCCCTGGCGAATCAGCGCGTGACAGCCGCGTGACAGGGGCGAATGAATGGAACCGGGAATGGCAAACACCTCACGCCCCTGTTCCCCTGCAAGCCGCGCGGTAATCAGGGACCCGCTGCGCACCGCCGCCTCCACCACCAGGGTGCCAAGGCTGAGGCCGGCGATGATGCGGTTTCGTCGCGGGAAGTTTTCCCGTTTCGGAGGTGTCCCGAGTGGGAACTCCGACACCAGCGCGCCATGTTCGGCGATGCGATGGGCCAGGGAATGGTGCGCCGGTGGATAAACCCGGTCGAGCCCGGTGCCCGCCACGGCGACGGTCTGTCCACCGGCGTCAAGGGCGCCTTCGTGGGCGGCGCCGTCGATCCCCAGGGCCAGGCCACTGGTGATGGTCAGTCCGGCGCCGGCCAGGCTGCGGGCAAAGGCCAATGCCGTCTCCCTTCCCACGGGCGTCGGGTTACGACTGCCCACCACGGCCAGCTGGGGGAAGCTCAACAGCGCCGGGTCGCCACGCACATAGAGGAAGGCCGGCGGGTCGGGAATCTCCCGCAACAGGCCGGGATAGATTTCATCGAGCACACTGATCAGATGATTGTCCGGCTGCCCGAGCCAATCACGATCGGATTCGAAGTCCTGTGCGTTGGCGATGGCCGTGGGCAGATCCGGGTGTGTGCCAAGCACGCGCGCCAATTGGCTTGCGGACGCGCCAACCGCCTGCTCCAGCGATCCGAATTGATCCACCAGGGCGAGAAGCGCCTCCGCATGGAGGCCCGGAAGGCGACTGAGTCGCGCGAGAACAAGTCGGCTTTCGTCGATGGTCATCCTTGACCTCGGGCTGGGTGATTTTGCTCGCGGGTCACCCGGACCCCGCGGGTGGTTCAGGGTGTAACCACCGCATCGTTCACGTGAATGGATCGGGTTGCGGACATGACCAGGGCATAGCTGACACGATCGAAGGTGCGGAACACCATGACCAGCCCGGCATCGTCATCGGGAAGCGCATAACGCGTGCGGGTGACCGGATCCAGGGCATCTCCAATGTGACGCTTCACACGCAGCACCGTGCCCTCATCGATGCCGTCACGCCGGCCCAGACTGAGGGCGACGACCTGGTGGGGCCCGATTTCCGAAACGGCATTCTCGCCGAGCAGGATCCAGCCGCGGACTTCCTTCTTCGGCGCATGGGGCTGATAGAACGGCAGGGCATGGGCCTTGGGCGCCGGAACCAGTCGATCCGTGGGCTGAATTTCCTGACGCGCCTTGACCATCAGCAGCTTGGTCGGATCGCCCGAAGTAATCACCCTGGCATCGCCCAGGTCCACGGCCTCGTAGCCGAGCAGCCTCCCGGTTTCCGGATTGACCAGGGCGGCGCCGCGCCGCACGATCTTGAAATCCTCGACGCCCGGCGGAATGGCGCGGGCATAGAACTCGCTTCCGGCAGCGAGGACAATGCGCCCCTCCATGCCAACGGTGATGTAGCCGGCGTCTTCCAGCTCATCGTGGGTGACTACCAGCGGGGCATCCAGGAAAGGCTCGATGTCGCCCGGCGGAATGGTCGGAATCGCCTTCTCCAGGGACTCCTCCCGGACCTGAGGCTCAAGCTTGACGGTGCGCTGATCCGGGGGAATGCCCATCGTGGTTTCGGCGGGAGCGGTCGGCGACAGTTTTTCCGTCCGTTCCACGGTGAGCACCGGCTCGCCGTTGACCATCTTGAACACGATCACGTCGCCGGGGTAGATCAGATGGGGATTCTTGATTTGCTGGTTGATGCGCCAGATCTTGGGCCAGTTCCAGGGACTGTCCAGGAAACGCGTGGCGATATCCCAGAGCGTATCGCCCTTTTGCACCACGTAGCGATCCGGGTGGCCATCTTTCATCTTGACCACATCGGCCAGGACCGGGGTGGCCATCACGAGCAGCGCAGACACGAGCAGCGCCGCGAAACGGTTCAGCGTGCGGGACATAGGGCAGAAACCCCCCTTGTTTTTACACCAGTGTAGTCAAGGCAAAAACCAAAAGCCAAGGGGCCTGTGGGGGAAATTTTCTTGTTATTCAGTCGCATTTCAAAGGATAATAAACCACTTTCGTAGCAATAGAAACCGCATTTCAGCCCCGACGAAGCCGACTTCGCCATGTCATTGCGAGCCATACTGCACTACCCGGACCCCCGCCTGCGCACCGTGGCGCAGGAAGTGGAAACCGTCGACGAGGAGATTCGCACCCTCGTGGATGACATGGCGGAGACCATGTACGAGGCGCCGGGGATCGGACTGGCGGCGACCCAGATCGACGTACACAAGCGCGTCATCGTCATCGATATCTCCCAGGAGCGAGACGATCTGCGCGTATTCATCAACCCGAAGATCGTCGTCCGCGACGGGGAGATCGTGCACGAGGAAGGCTGTCTTTCGGTTCCGGGGATCTACGAGCCGGTGCGGCGGGCCGAGCGGATCACGGTGCAGGCCCTGGACCGCGACGGCCGGTCCTTTGAACTCGAGGCCGAGGACCTTCTTGCGGTCTGCATCCAGCATGAAATCGACCACCTCGACGGCAAGGTCTTCGTCGACTATCTCTCGCCCCTGAAGCAACAGCGCATCGGCAAAAAGCTGCAGAAACGCGAGCGGATGACCCTCTAGGTCGTCGCACTATGAAACTAGTCTTCGCCGGCACCCCCGACTTCGCTGTGCCCAGCCTCGATGCACTGGTGCAGGGCGGACACGAGATTCTCGCCGTTTATACCCAGCCGGACCGACCCGCCGGCCGGGGCCGCCAGGCCCAGGCCAGCCCGGTCAAGCAATATGCCCTGGCCCATGAGCTGCCCATACACCAGCCCGAATCCCTGGTCGGCGAGGCGGAAACCCTGCGCGCCCTCGCCCCCGACGCCATGATCGTGGTCGCCTATGGCCAGATTCTGTCGGCCGCGATTCTGGAAATTCCCCGCCATGGCTGCCTGAATGTGCACGCCTCCCTGTTGCCCCGATGGCGCGGTGCGGCGCCCATCCAACGGGCCATCGAGGCCGGCGACGCACAAACGGGAGTCACCATTATGCAAATGGACGTGGGACTGGATACCGGCCCCATCCTGCTGCAGCGCGCCACACCTATTAATAAGGATGACACCGGAGGCAGCTTGCACGACCGCCTGGCGCAACTGGGCGCCGGGGCCCTGGCCGAGGCCCTGGATGCCCTCGCCGCCGGCAGCCTCGAGCCGCGGGTGCAGGACGAACAGTCCGCCAACTACGCATCGAAACTGAAAAAGCAGGAGGGCGCGCTGGACTGGACACAGTCCGCGGAACTGCTGGCCCGGCGGGTACGCGCCTTCAACCCCTGGCCGGTGGCCTACTGCCAGTGGAACGGAAAGCGACTTCGCGTCCTGGAGGCGCATGCAGAGGCCGGCGCCCAGAGCCTGCAAGCGGGTTCGGTGGTGGAAGCCGGGAACACAGGAATTCACGTGGCCACGGGTAACGGCATGCTGGTCCTGACCCGGCTGCAGGCGGAAGGCGGGACCGTGCAGGACGCAGCCGCGTTTCTCAACGGGCACGCACTTTCCCCCGGCGAAACACTTGGCTAGATCGTGAGCGGCAAGCGAGCGGAACCGCCACGCCTGCAAGCGGCACGGGCCCTGTTCCGGATCGTCGACGAACAACGCTCCATCGACTCGGTCATGGCCACGATTGCCGAGGGCCGGGACCGCGCCCTGGTTCAGGAGCTGGTCTATGGCGGTGCCCGCTGGTACCACCAGCTGGACGCCATCGCTGAACTGCTGTTGCAGAAACCGTTCAAGGCCAGGGACCGCGAGCTGCACATGCTGCTGATCCTCGGTTTGTACCAGTTGCGGCACCTGGACACCCGTGCCCATGCCGCGGTTCATGAAACCGTGGAGGCGGTTGCGGCGGCGGGCAAGCCCTGGGCGCGGGGCGTTCTCAATGCCTGCCTGCGCCGCGCGCAGCGGGAAGCGGACGATCTCGATGCCCGGGTCGATCGCGACCCGGTACTGCGATTCAGCCACCCCCGCTGGCTGATCCAGCAGCTGCAAGAAGCCTATCCGAATCAATGGGAAGCGATCCTCGATGCCAATAACCAGCGCCCGCCACTGCACCTGCGGGTCAACCGGCGACGGATCTCGCGCACCGACTACCTGGCGCGCCTTGCCGAAGCCGACATGACGGCCGCGGCGTTGCCGGCGAGCGACGTGGGCATCGCCCTGGCGCAGGCGGTACCGGTCACCGCCCTGCCCGGTTTTTCCGATGGTCTGGTCTCGGTGCAGGACGGCGCAGCCCAGTACAGTGCTGAACTCCTTGATCTCGCGCCGGGACAAAGGGTGCTGGATGCCTGCGCCGCGCCCGGAGGCAAGGCAACCCACATCCTCGAACGCGAACCCGGCATCGCATCATTGTGGATGGTTGAGCAATCTCCGGAACGCGCCACCATGATCGATGAGAACCTTCTGCGCCTGGGCCTCGAGGGCAAGGTCTGCACTGCCGATGCCGCCGCCCCCGGGACCTGGTGGGACCGGCAGCCCTTCCAACGTATCCTGCTGGATGCGCCCTGTTCCGCCACCGGTGTGATCCGGCGACACCCGGACATCAAACTGCATCGCACGCCGGAGCAAGTCCGCCATGTGGTGGAACTCCAGGCCCGGCTGCTGGATGCCTTGTGGCCCTTGCTGGACCGCGGCGGTAAGCTGTTATACGTCACCTGTTCGGTGCTGCCCGGGGAAAACGCCTTGCAGATCGGGGACTTTCTCGCGCGCGCCGCGGACGCCGTCCCGGTGGCGCTGGAACTCGCCGGCGCCCCCCGGGGCGAAGACGGCGTACAACTGCTACCGGGACAACAGGATGGCGACGGTTTCTACTATGCGTGTCTTGCAAAAAAATAGTGTTGCCCTGGCCGCCGGGTTCCTGCTCGTGCTGACCAGCGCGAGCGCCATGGCTTCGTTTGAGGTCAGCAAGATCGAGGCGAGCGCAGGGGAAGGAAAACTGACGGTGTCGGGGGAAATTGATCTCAGCCTCAACAACAAGGTGGAGGAGGCGGTCTCGAAGGGAATCCCGCTGGACGTGGAAATCGAGCTGCGGCTGTACCGGGAGCGGCCAATCATCTGGTCGCGCCGGGTTGCATCCTGGACCCTGCGCCGGCAGATACGTTACCACGCGCTTTCCGGACAGTATCTGGTGCTGTATCGCGACCGGCACCCCAGGGAACTCGAAAGCTTCACCTCCCTGCAGGAGGCGCTGCACCAAATGGGAACCCTGAACAGCATTGATCTCAAGATCGGTGAACCCATTCAGTCCTCCGGTCGCTACAAACTGGAGTCGCGCGTGACCCTGGACATCGAATCCCTGCCTCCGCCGCTTCGGCCGGTGGCCTATACCTCGTTAGCCTGGCACCTGAACAGCGGGTGGTCGACATGGACCGTGCAACACTAGCCCGAAATATCCGGCGCGTTCCTCCCCTGGCCCTGCTGTCGGTACTGTTGCTGCTGGCGCTGGTGCTGATGAATGCAGCGACCCAGAATTCGGAAGTCTTCGGAAAGCTCTATTCCCTGCTCCTGCTGATCAACCTCATCGGGATCGTCGTCCTCCTGGGATTGATCGCGTTCAACCTGTACCGCCTCGTGGTGCAGTACCGGTCGCGCGTCATAGGTTCGCGCCTGACCCTGCGACTTTTCGGGATGACGGTTCTGCTTTCCATCATTCCCGTGATCATCGTCTTCTTCTTTTCCCTGCAGGCGATCAACCGCGGGATCGACAGCTGGTTCGACGTAAAGGTGGAGAAGGCGCTGGACGATGCCCTTCTCCTCGGGCGCACCGCCCTCGATGCCATCAAGCAGGACCTGGTCAACAAGGCGCACGATATGGCGACCCAGTTGTCCGGAACCTCGGGCAAACTGGTGGTGCCCACACTCAACTACTTGCGCGAACAGTACAACGTATCCGAGCTTGCGCTGTTCACCACGGAAGGCCGGGTCATCGGGTTCAGCGCACAGGAAGGACCGGAATCCGACACCCTGGTGCCGGATGCCCCCAGCGAGGCGGTACGCGCGCAGATTCGCCGGGGCCTGAATTATGCCAACCTGGATCCGGTGGAAGACGGCGAACTGCGTCTTCGCGTGGTGGTACCGGTGTACCCGCGCGATGTGGGCGCACCGCAGAATGTCCTTCAGATCCTGCAGCCCTTGCCCAATCGTTATGCCAATCTTGGGGAAAGCGTTCAGTCGGCCTTCGCCGAATATGAAAAGCTGGTCTATCTTCGTGGCCCCTTGAAGTTCGGGTTCACGCTGACCTTGTCCCTAGTGGCCCTGGTGACCGTGCTGATGTCGCTGTGGGCATCCATACTGGCTTCGCGGCGCGTCGCCGCACCGCTGCGCGATCTGGCGGAGGGTACCGCCGCGGTCGCGGCCGGCAACTACCGCACCCGCCTGCCGGTTCCGGGGAACGATGAGGTTGGCGTGCTGGTCAAATCGTTCAACGAGATGACCACCCGAATCCACGAGGCCCAGACGGAAATCAAGCGTGGGCAACGCGAGGCGGAGATACAGCGCACGTATCTCGAAACCGTGCTCACCCATCTTTCATCGGGTGTGCTTTCCTTCGACGCCCGCACCAACCTGCGGACCTACAACGCAGCGGCAAATCACATCCTTGGCCTGGAACTGGAGGACGGCATCGGAAACCACCCCGACTGGATGCGGGAGTCGGATGCCCGGCTCGGGCCGTTGGTCGATATTCTCAACGAGAACATGAAAGACGGCCCGCGTGACTGGCAGGCGGAGGTTCTGTTGCAGCGCGGATCGGAGCGCACAGTGCTGATGGTGCGCGGCAGCCGCCTGCCCGGTCTGCGCGGACGCCTGGGTGGCCACGTAATCGTGTTCGACAACATGACCACCCTGATCCAGGCACAACGCGATGCGGCCTGGGCGGAAGTGGCGCGCCGCCTTGCCCATGAGATCAAGAATCCACTTACACCGATCCAGCTATCCGCGGAGCGGATCCGGCAAAAATGCATGGACCAGTTGCCGCAGAAGGAAAAGGAAACCCTGGACCGGTCCACCCGCACGATTGTAGACCAGGTTGATTCGCTCAAACGCATGGTCAACGACTTCTCCAGCTATGCCAGACCGGTGCCCATGCAATCCTCGCTCGTGGACATCAACGATCTGGTACGGGATGTTGCCGACATGTACCGTGGCAAAAGCGAGCGCCCCGACCTCGAACTGGAGCTGGCCGATGCACTGCCGTCGCTGCGGGCCGATCCGGGACGCCTGCGCCAGGTGCTGCACAATCTTCTGCTCAATGCCGGCGATGCCCTTGCCACGCGCAAGGATGCCAGGGTCATCATCGGTACGCGTGTGATTGGCGAGTCGCCCAATCGCCAGCTCGAGCTCGAGGTACAGGACAACGGACCGGGTTTCCCTGAGGGATTGCTGGACCATTTGTTCGAACCCTATGTCACAAGCAAGGAAAAAGGCACGGGGCTTGGTCTGGCGATCGTGAAGAAGATCGTCGAGGAACACAACGGCAGCCTGGTTGCCGCCAACAACGAAACAGGGGCCTGCGTGACGCTGCATCTGCCGCTGGATGAAGCGGTGGGTGAATCGAACACCGGCACCAGGAAGCGACAGGCATGAACCCGGAACACATCCTCGTCGTCGATGACGAACCGGAAATCCGGCGCCTCGTGCAGGAAATTCTCATGGACGAGGGCTATCGCGTCACCACCGCGGCGAAGGCCGCGGCCGCGGCCGAGGCCGTGGGAATCGAAAAACCGGATCTGGTCCTGCTGGATATCTGGCTGCCCGACGGGGACGGCATCGCCCTGCTCAAGGACTGGTCCACCGCCGGGTCACCGCCCTTTCCCGTGGTCATGATGTCCGGCCACGGAACCGTGGAAACGGCGGTCGAAGCCACCCGCCTGGGGGCCTACGACTTTATCGAGAAACCGGTGTCCATGGCCAAGCTGCTGGTGACCATTCGCCGGGCGTTACAGGCCGAAGCACTGCGTCGAGAAAACCTTTTGCTTCGACGCAGCCAGCTCACCGCCTCCGAACTGGTTGGGAACAGCCCCGCCATGGCCGCCCTGCGTGAAAATATTACGCGCATCGCCGCCACCAATACCTGGGTCCTCATCACCGGCGAACCCGGCAGCGGCAAGGGGGTTGCCGCACGCTACCTCCATCGCATCAGCCCCCGCGGCGACGGGCCCTTTGTCGAAGTCAGTCTGGGCGCCATTCCTCCAGAAAACGTCGCGGTGCAGCTGTTCGGCAACGAACGGGGCGACGAGGTTACGCCGGGCAGCTTCGAGCAGGCCGACGGCGGGACGCTGTTGCTGGACGAGGTGGGAGACCTGGATCTGGCCGCGCAGGCGCAATTGCTCAATGCCCTGGAGGCCGGTCGCTTCCT includes these proteins:
- a CDS encoding LysM peptidoglycan-binding domain-containing protein, which produces MSRTLNRFAALLVSALLVMATPVLADVVKMKDGHPDRYVVQKGDTLWDIATRFLDSPWNWPKIWRINQQIKNPHLIYPGDVIVFKMVNGEPVLTVERTEKLSPTAPAETTMGIPPDQRTVKLEPQVREESLEKAIPTIPPGDIEPFLDAPLVVTHDELEDAGYITVGMEGRIVLAAGSEFYARAIPPGVEDFKIVRRGAALVNPETGRLLGYEAVDLGDARVITSGDPTKLLMVKARQEIQPTDRLVPAPKAHALPFYQPHAPKKEVRGWILLGENAVSEIGPHQVVALSLGRRDGIDEGTVLRVKRHIGDALDPVTRTRYALPDDDAGLVMVFRTFDRVSYALVMSATRSIHVNDAVVTP
- a CDS encoding DUF494 domain-containing protein; translated protein: MKENMFDVLMYLFENYMEEGSEFNPDQETIEVELAQAGFPRGDINKAFDWLEDLTNLRNNAAELPHASSGRSIRHYSDDEMARLDAEARGFMLFMEQSGVLDGVSRELVIDRAMALGNDELDIDQLKWVILMVLFNQPGQEYAHALLEDVVFDEMEGHLN
- a CDS encoding ATP-binding protein; this translates as MDRATLARNIRRVPPLALLSVLLLLALVLMNAATQNSEVFGKLYSLLLLINLIGIVVLLGLIAFNLYRLVVQYRSRVIGSRLTLRLFGMTVLLSIIPVIIVFFFSLQAINRGIDSWFDVKVEKALDDALLLGRTALDAIKQDLVNKAHDMATQLSGTSGKLVVPTLNYLREQYNVSELALFTTEGRVIGFSAQEGPESDTLVPDAPSEAVRAQIRRGLNYANLDPVEDGELRLRVVVPVYPRDVGAPQNVLQILQPLPNRYANLGESVQSAFAEYEKLVYLRGPLKFGFTLTLSLVALVTVLMSLWASILASRRVAAPLRDLAEGTAAVAAGNYRTRLPVPGNDEVGVLVKSFNEMTTRIHEAQTEIKRGQREAEIQRTYLETVLTHLSSGVLSFDARTNLRTYNAAANHILGLELEDGIGNHPDWMRESDARLGPLVDILNENMKDGPRDWQAEVLLQRGSERTVLMVRGSRLPGLRGRLGGHVIVFDNMTTLIQAQRDAAWAEVARRLAHEIKNPLTPIQLSAERIRQKCMDQLPQKEKETLDRSTRTIVDQVDSLKRMVNDFSSYARPVPMQSSLVDINDLVRDVADMYRGKSERPDLELELADALPSLRADPGRLRQVLHNLLLNAGDALATRKDARVIIGTRVIGESPNRQLELEVQDNGPGFPEGLLDHLFEPYVTSKEKGTGLGLAIVKKIVEEHNGSLVAANNETGACVTLHLPLDEAVGESNTGTRKRQA
- the rsmB gene encoding 16S rRNA (cytosine(967)-C(5))-methyltransferase RsmB — translated: MSGKRAEPPRLQAARALFRIVDEQRSIDSVMATIAEGRDRALVQELVYGGARWYHQLDAIAELLLQKPFKARDRELHMLLILGLYQLRHLDTRAHAAVHETVEAVAAAGKPWARGVLNACLRRAQREADDLDARVDRDPVLRFSHPRWLIQQLQEAYPNQWEAILDANNQRPPLHLRVNRRRISRTDYLARLAEADMTAAALPASDVGIALAQAVPVTALPGFSDGLVSVQDGAAQYSAELLDLAPGQRVLDACAAPGGKATHILEREPGIASLWMVEQSPERATMIDENLLRLGLEGKVCTADAAAPGTWWDRQPFQRILLDAPCSATGVIRRHPDIKLHRTPEQVRHVVELQARLLDALWPLLDRGGKLLYVTCSVLPGENALQIGDFLARAADAVPVALELAGAPRGEDGVQLLPGQQDGDGFYYACLAKK
- the def gene encoding peptide deformylase, which gives rise to MSLRAILHYPDPRLRTVAQEVETVDEEIRTLVDDMAETMYEAPGIGLAATQIDVHKRVIVIDISQERDDLRVFINPKIVVRDGEIVHEEGCLSVPGIYEPVRRAERITVQALDRDGRSFELEAEDLLAVCIQHEIDHLDGKVFVDYLSPLKQQRIGKKLQKRERMTL
- the dprA gene encoding DNA-processing protein DprA; the encoded protein is MTIDESRLVLARLSRLPGLHAEALLALVDQFGSLEQAVGASASQLARVLGTHPDLPTAIANAQDFESDRDWLGQPDNHLISVLDEIYPGLLREIPDPPAFLYVRGDPALLSFPQLAVVGSRNPTPVGRETALAFARSLAGAGLTITSGLALGIDGAAHEGALDAGGQTVAVAGTGLDRVYPPAHHSLAHRIAEHGALVSEFPLGTPPKRENFPRRNRIIAGLSLGTLVVEAAVRSGSLITARLAGEQGREVFAIPGSIHSPLSRGCHALIRQGAKLVETADDILAELGPMVGGLRAAVSAQVDKPVDTTEDERRFLDQLGADPVDVDTVVERTGLTPEAISSMLLDMELRGLVESCADGRYQRTKW
- the fmt gene encoding methionyl-tRNA formyltransferase; protein product: MKLVFAGTPDFAVPSLDALVQGGHEILAVYTQPDRPAGRGRQAQASPVKQYALAHELPIHQPESLVGEAETLRALAPDAMIVVAYGQILSAAILEIPRHGCLNVHASLLPRWRGAAPIQRAIEAGDAQTGVTIMQMDVGLDTGPILLQRATPINKDDTGGSLHDRLAQLGAGALAEALDALAAGSLEPRVQDEQSANYASKLKKQEGALDWTQSAELLARRVRAFNPWPVAYCQWNGKRLRVLEAHAEAGAQSLQAGSVVEAGNTGIHVATGNGMLVLTRLQAEGGTVQDAAAFLNGHALSPGETLG
- a CDS encoding DUF4390 domain-containing protein, whose protein sequence is MRVLQKNSVALAAGFLLVLTSASAMASFEVSKIEASAGEGKLTVSGEIDLSLNNKVEEAVSKGIPLDVEIELRLYRERPIIWSRRVASWTLRRQIRYHALSGQYLVLYRDRHPRELESFTSLQEALHQMGTLNSIDLKIGEPIQSSGRYKLESRVTLDIESLPPPLRPVAYTSLAWHLNSGWSTWTVQH
- a CDS encoding sigma-54 dependent transcriptional regulator; translated protein: MNPEHILVVDDEPEIRRLVQEILMDEGYRVTTAAKAAAAAEAVGIEKPDLVLLDIWLPDGDGIALLKDWSTAGSPPFPVVMMSGHGTVETAVEATRLGAYDFIEKPVSMAKLLVTIRRALQAEALRRENLLLRRSQLTASELVGNSPAMAALRENITRIAATNTWVLITGEPGSGKGVAARYLHRISPRGDGPFVEVSLGAIPPENVAVQLFGNERGDEVTPGSFEQADGGTLLLDEVGDLDLAAQAQLLNALEAGRFLRVGGNSPVSVDVRIVAATNQDLAAAVKDGRFREDLYYRLNVVPVEMPPLREHAEDIPALVTYQLEWLAQNDHLPSRDLEPSAMTALTKYSWPGNVRELNNLLQRLLILNRGGPISAEEVHQALRGVGVNAESIEFPVELFGQPLREARDAFEKSYLENNLQRTNGNITMLAEICGMERTHLYRKLKHLGIMPNRRKEK